The Papaver somniferum cultivar HN1 chromosome 6, ASM357369v1, whole genome shotgun sequence genome segment ACGACGATGAGGAGGTGTGTAGGGCTGTATTGCAGGAGACAGAGTATGTGCAGTGGCGGAAGATGGTGGAGCAACGTCTGGGCGCTGCTGTGTAGTAGAGGAAGGAACTGACGTAGCGACGGAAGGTGGCTGGACAGTAGGATGAGGAGATGTTGGGTAACAGAAACGAATGGGAAGGAGAGTGGAAGATGGTGTAGAGGGAGAGTCTTGAAAGTTTGATGAAGTAGAGACAGTGTTCTTGAATGGAAACACGTTTTCATCAAAGGTCACATGACGAGACAAGATGATTTTGTTAGTGGCTAAGTCGAGACATCGATAGCCACGGTGATGAGTtggaaaaccaagaaaaacacacttAGTGGAACGAGGAGAAAGTAGTGGTAGCGGAAAGATTGGGATAGCAAAGGCAACCAAAAGTACGAATATGAGAGTACGTTGGTTGACGTTGATAGAGAATGGACACCGGAGAAGAGAAATTTAGGATTTTGGAAGGAAGAATGTTGTGGAGGTAGACGGCCATGTGTAGGGAGTCGGCCCAATATTTGGGAGGGACAGATGCATGAGACATAAGCGTGCGAGTGATGTCATTGACACGACGAATCATTCGCTCAGCTTTGCCGTTTTGAGAGGAGGTATGAGGGCATGAGAAACGGAAAACTAACCCATGTTTGTGAGCAAAATCATGAAACGATGAGTTGTCGAATTCACGACCCATGTCACACTGAAAAGATTTGATTTCACGTTCAAACTGAGTTTTAACGAAGGAACGAAATTCCAAGAACTTGGTGTAAACTTGGGATTTTAATTTGAGAGGAAAGATCCATAGATAATTTGTGAAGTCATCTAACAATATAAGATAGTAATTAAAACCAGTCTCAACATGTAATGGTGAGGTCCATAAGTCGCTATGAATGATATCAAAAGGAGCAAAAGTAAcagaatttgattcaaaaaatggcagacgaacatgtttactaacttgacaagaatgacaaagttTGGTAGACTGATTTTTATTACATTGAATTGAAGAGTTTGCACGTAAATTATCTAAGATAGCTTTCCCTGGGTGGCCAAGACGGCTGTGCCAAATGTCATGAGAGCACACGACAAGGGATATAGGATGAGACAGAGACGATGTTGAAGGTGATACGACAGAGGCAGTAATAGGATAAAGCTCCCCGGAACTGTTACATCGAAGGAGAATCTTCCTCGAattcaaatccttcacagaaaaaccagacggatcaaattcaacagacacatgattatcagtggtgaatttacgaacagaaaccaagtttttgaTTATGTCGGGAGCAACAAGAGTATCTTTGAGCTTTAGGGTGCGGGACGGAATATCTATGAACTTGGTACCGGAGGCAGTGACTGGAATACTGTGgccattgccaactaagatggaATGAATATTACTAGTATTAAAAACAGTATTCAAAGTACCTGAATCCGCAGTGAGATGCGATGTAGCACCGGTATCCATATAGAAAGCGTCGTCAGGTGAGTATAAACTCATGGAGCTGTACGCTTCCGCAATGTCACTGGGTTGAAGATATTCCGTGGATGGAGTTAGGTATGCCTGTGCACGTCCAACGCCAGAGGTTCGACCGCGTGACTGACCAGTACGGCCACGGCCTTGGAAGGAACCGCGCCTGGAAGGTTGCTTCCAATGTGTTGCCGGAGGTGCTGTAGGATACGGACAAGGTGGCACTGCCCATTTTGGTGGACAGTGGATGTTGTACGTAGGATGAGGTGCACCGTAGAGATGGTAAGGGGGCGGAGGTGTTGGCAGTAGGGGCAGTTCGGTGGCTGGAGTAGATGAGCGATGGCCACCACGTCTGGCATGACCACCACGCTGTGAGCGCTAGTTGTTGCGGTCTGTGGGTGGAGCTGCAGCGGCAAGAGCAGTAGGTGCAGACTGTGATTGCTGTTGGGAGCGTCGAATCTCTTCGGTACGCAGCTGAGATCGAGCGGCATCAAACGTCGGCATTGATTGTTGGATAAAAGAGGCTACCgtgttgtattcctccggaagGCCGTTGACAAGTTGAATCACAAGGCGTTTATCATCCATGGGAAAGTCAAGATCAAGTAATCGATCGGACAAGGATTTGAGCTTATCGCAGTAATCATCAATACTAGTGCAATCAATAAATTTAAGATTGACAAACTTACGTTCAAGAGTCGCAGCGCGGTTACCTTTGTTGTCTTGAAAGAGTTTCTTAAGATGATTCCAAAGTTCTTTAGCAGTTTTGCCAGATTTGAGGACGGTGAGCATTAAATCCTtggccatggtggagaacatccacTGTCGACAGAGAGCGTCGAGTTGGAGCACGGTGTCGGCGTCAACATATGCAGGGGGTTTGTCTCCATTGATGAGAAAAAGAAGGCGATGAGCCTGAAGATGGAGTTCAAACAGAAAAACCCAAGATGAGTATTCATCCTGTTTGATGTCTAGGATAATATggattagggttttgatgttgttgatAGCAAACGCCGGATGGACTGTCTTTTTATCTCCTGCCATtgttgattttggtgaagaaggtgaagaagaagaagaagaagaggatcggCTATTAGGTCGATACCATGTTAGAGTTTTTGGTATAATGCCTTCCCCTCTTTTGAGAGATAATGGCCATATATATTATTATGGTTTTTGGTCAATTAAGGAGAATATCCTGTGACCGTAAACAAGGTAGAGTATCTTCTATTAGAGTTCATTATTCTCTTAGCACTTTTATAGCCTTGTGCTAGCCTGGTTTTCATGAGCAACCCCAAGAGAAACCTATAACTCTTATGAGAAGCGGCACCACTTCTATGCTCATATAGGTGAAATTCTTCCAGTTTTCCTGTTATATTTCGAAAACTTGTTCACAATGAACTGAATTCCATTAAGATCTTATATAAATCAACCTTCCTACTCATAACGCGAACACTACTCACAACCGGGACAACTAAATGTAGTGTTGAATCTAGTCACCATTTACTTCGATTGCATTTTGATCTCACATATGAGATAGTGATTATGCCATCCAGTATTAACTGCCTCACATAATCATGTCGTAGACTAATATGTCTAGAATTTCCATTATACGTACTGCTGAATGCCCTTGATAAAGCTGCTTCACTGTCGCAATGTATTGAAATTGCTGACGAAGGTTGTATAGGAAAAGGAGTATCGATTAGAAAATTCCTTGACCACTCATCCTCTCTACCAGTGGCGGCCAATGctataaactccgactccattgTCGAATGAGCCATACATGTTTG includes the following:
- the LOC113290762 gene encoding uncharacterized protein LOC113290762, with the protein product MAGDKKTVHPAFAINNIKTLIHIILDIKQDEYSSWVFLFELHLQAHRLLFLINGDKPPAYVDADTVLQLDALCRQWMFSTMAKDLMLTVLKSGKTAKELWNHLKKLFQDNKGNRAATLERKFVNLKFIDCTSIDDYCDKLKSLSDRLLDLDFPMDDKRLVIQLVNGLPEEYNTVASFIQQSMPTFDAARSQLRTEEIRRSQQQSQSAPTALAAAAPPTDRNN